The following DNA comes from Sphingorhabdus sp. M41.
TTACGGTATTTCCACCCAGATCAGCACCTTGCGCCACGCGATCGGAGTCAAGAATCTCTATTCCGCCTCGACGCTCGACCAGATTCCGCATCATGTCGTGCAATATCATATGTATGGTCACGTCAGTCTTGCTGCCGTTCCGGATATCGACCGCTGCCAATATCTGCTGATCATCGGCGGCAACCCGGCGGCGTCCAACGGCAGCATCTGGACGGTGCCCGACTTCAAGAAGCGGGTGAAGGAGATGCAGGCCCGTGACGGCAGGCTGGTCGTCGTCGATCCGCGCCGGACCGAAACCGCAAAGCTGGCGGACGAACATCATTTCGTAAAGCCCGGTACCGACACCGCGCTCTTGATCGGAATATTGAAAAGCATTTTTGATGCCGGGCTAGCCGATATATCGCGGCTTGACGCCCTTTTGGATGACAGCTGGAGCACCATCGAACCAGCGATTGCAGACTTTGATTTGGACCGGCTCTCCGCCCATTGCGGGATTTCGGTTGCCGCCATGCAGGATATGGCGGCGCAGCTTGCTGCCGACCAGCCCGCCGCAATCTATGGCCGGATGGGGGTCTCGGTCTGCGAATTTGGCACGCTCAACCAGTGGCTGATCCAGGTGATCAATATCGCATCCGGCAATCTCGACCGCGAGGGCGGCACGATGGTGCCGCAGCCAGCGCTCGACACGATCAATCTGGTGGGCAGGGGGTCTGTGCGCACCGCCGAAACGGTGCGCGGCACAATGGCTTCGGTGATGAGCGAACTGCCGATGGTGACCTTTGCCGATGAAATGCTGCGCGACGATGACGAGCGGATTCGGTCGCTGTTCGTGGTCACCGGCAATCCGGTGCTGTCGTCGCCAGACGGGGCCAAGCTCGACCGCGCACTGGACCGGCTGGACCTGATGGTGTCGTTCGACATGTATGTCACGGCGACTAGCTGCCACGCCGACTATATATTGCCACCCTGCGGACCGCTGGAGAAGGACCATTATCCCTTCTTCTTCGGGCCGCTGGCGATCCGCAACTATGCCAGCTACTCGCCGGCGATCTTCGAACTGCAGGACGGCGAGAAGACCGACTGGGAAATTATCGCTGAACTGGCACGGGAAATCCTGGCGCAGGACGGGCAGGACGTCCCCAATATCCGCGAACCGCGCGATGTGCTCGACGGCATGCTGCAAAGCTCGCCCGCCGGACTGACGCTGGCCGAGGTCGAGGCGGCGCCCAATGGCATAGATCTCGGGCCGCTGCGCCCGTGCATGGCCGAGCGGCTGCGCACCGAGGACGGGAAGATCCACTGCGCCCATCCCGATTTTCTCGCCGAGCTGCAGCGCTTCGCCGCAAATCTCGATAACGAACAACCCGACAGTCTCCGCCTGATCGGCCGCCGCCATGTCCGCCAGAACAACAGCTGGCTGCACAATAGCAAGCGGCTGCTGAAAGGCCCTGATCGTTGCACATTGATGATCCATCCCGATGATGCGGCCGCCCGCGGATTGATAGATGGCGTCATGGCGTCAGTTTCCAGCCGGGTGAACCGCGTCGAACTCCCGGTCGAGATTACCGATGACGTCATGGCGGGCGTGGTCTCGATCCCGCATGGTTTCGGTCATGGCCGCAAAGGCGTCGGTCTGTCGGTAGCGCGCGAGAAGCCGGGGGTTTCGATCAATGACCTGACCGATACGGAGCGGTTTGATCCGCTGTCCGGCAATGCCGTGTTGAACGCAGTGTCGGTGACGGTGGAGAGAGTAGTGGAGATGGTGGCGGCGGAATAATCCCGTCACTGGAATACCCCCGTCATCCTGAACTTGTTTCAGGACCTCCACGGGCTGTGCGCGTTCTCAAGAGGTGCTGAAACAAGTTCAGCATGACGAATAAGGTCGCAGATCAGGCCATTCCTCCCTTGACCCTCTGCCGCCCTTTCGCCAAAGCAGCGCGTAAATATTGCACCTCCTTTTTTGGCATGCGAAGAAAGTCTTCATCTTGACCGATACGAAGCCGCTCAGCTTCCAGCAGATCATCCTGAAACTCCATCAATATTGGGGTGATCGCGGCTGCGCGATCCTGCAGCCCTATGACATGGAAATGGGGGCAGGGACCTTCCACACGGCGACGACATTGCGGGCGCTTGGCCCCGATCCGTGGAATGCGGCCTTTGCCCAGCCTTGCCGCCGTCCGACCGACGGGCGCTATGGCGAAAATCCGAACCGGTTGCAGCATTATTACCAATATCAGGTGATCCTCAAGCCATCGCCGCCCGACATTCAGCAGCTCTATCTCGACAGCCTGTCGGTGATCGGCATCGATCCGATGCTGCACGACATTCGCTTCGTCGAGGATGACTGGGAAAGCCCGACACTCGGCGCCTGGGGGCTGGGCTGGGAAGTCTGGTGCGACGGCATGGAAGTCACCCAATTCACCTATTTTCAGCAAATGGGCGGTTTTGACTGCAAGCCGGTGGCTGGCGAACTGACCTACGGGCTCGAACGGCTGGCCATGTACATCCAGGGCGTCGATAGCATTTATGATCTGGATTATAATGGCGCTGGAATGACTTACGGCGATATCTTCCTGGAAAATGAGAAGCAGATGTCGGAGTGGAATTTCGAGGTCGCCAATACCGAAACCCTGTTCGACCTATTCAACAAGGCGGCGGCCGAGTGCGAAAATTGCCTCGACAAGAAATTGCCGATTCCCGCCTATGAGCAGGCGATCAAGGCGAGCCACGTGTTCAACCTGCTGCAGGCGCGCGGCGTGATCTCGGTACAGGAACGGGCCAGCTATATGGGCCGCGTTCGCGATCTGGCGAAGGGCAGTTGCGAAGCCTATATGACGAAAAACGGGTGGGCAGCGTGATGGTACTAGACACCCTATTTTCCTCCCCGTTGCGCAGCAATGGGGAGGTGGCAGTCCGAAGGACTGACGGAGGGGTTGCCCCTCCACCACGCTTCGCGCGGTCCCCCTCCCCATGCTACGCACAGGGAGGAAGAAATAGATGACCGATTTCCTTCTCGAACTGCTCTCCGAAGAAATCCCCGCCCGCATGCAGGCCAAGGCCCGCGTTGACCTGGAGCGCCTGTTCACCGCGCAAATGGCAGAAGCAGGCCTGAAAGCCGGCGCGATCACCGTCTATTCGACGCCAAGGCGACTTGCCCTCATCGCGAAAGACCTGCCCGCACAGACCGAAGCGGTCAGCGAGGAAGCCAAGGGACCACCGGAAGCGGCGCCCGATCAGGCGGTAGAGGGTTTCTGCCGCAAGAATGGCGTCACCCGCGACCAGCTGGAAGTGCGCGATATCAAGGGGCGTCCGACTTTCTTCGCGGTGATCAACAAGCCGGGCCGCGACACCAGGGATGTGCTGGCGGAAGCCATTCCGGCGATCATCAAAGCTTTCCCATGGCCAAAATCCATGCGCTGGGGTGATGCCAGCGTTTCCACCGAAAGTCTGCGTTGGGTGCGACCGCTGAGCGGCATCGTTGCGATCCTCGGCGATGACCTTGTGCCCTGCGAAATTGACGGCTTGACGTCAGGCTATGATACTGTCGGACATCGTTTTCATCATCAGGGCATGATCACCATCGGCAATGCCGGTGACTATGCCGAAAAGCTCCGCGCCTGCCATGTGCTCGTCGACCATGAAGAACGCCAGAACATCATCCGCGACGGCGCCGCCAAGGCTGCATCGGATGCCGGACTGGATCTGGTCGAGGACGAAGGTCTGGTGATCGAAAATGCCGGCCTGACCGAATGGCCGGTGCCTTTGCTGGGATCATTTGACCCTGCGTTTCTGGATGTGCCCGAAGAGGTGATCCAGCTGACCGCCCGGGTGAACCAGAAATATTTCGTGTGCAAATATCCTCCCAATGCGCAGCATGGGGAGGACAAATTGGCCCCGAATTTTGTCTGCACGGCAAACATAGCCGCCAGCGATGGCGGCAAGGCAATTATCGCGGGGAATGAGAAAGTCCTCGCCGCACGGCTCTCCGACGCCAAATTCTTCTGGGAACTTGACCAGAAGACCAAGTTGGAGGATCATGCGAAGAAATTGAGCAACATTGTGTTCCACGAGAAATTGGGAACGGTTGCCGACAAGGTAGAGCGTGTGGCCAAGCTGGCTGAGTGGTTGGCGTCTTTAGAAGGGACTGGGTTACTCCGTGCCGACCCGGAACAGACCAAGCAGGCCGCACGTCTCTGCAAAGCTGATCTCGTCACCGAAATGGTCGGCGAGTTCCCCGAGCTGCAAGGCTTGATGGGCGGTTATTATGCAGAGAAAGAAGGACTTCCGGTGGAAGTCTCGCACGCGATCAGAGATCATTACAAGCCGGTCGGGCAGGGCGATGAAGTGCCTACCGATCCGGTTACGGTTTGGGTGAGTCTGGCGGATAAGCTGGATACGCTGGTTGGTTTCTTCGCGATTGACGAGAAGCCGACTGGGTCGAAAGACCCGTTTGCTTTGAGGCGGGCCGCGATAGGCATCCTGAGCTTGATCACGACGTCAAACATGAAAATTAGTTTGAATGCACTCGTCGATGCAGCATTGGTTGGTCTGAAATGTACCTTTCAACAAAAAGATGAATGGAACATTTACCCTGATGATGAAAACGAAATGGGTTCAATGCATGTAGGTGATATTCGTGTGGCTTACCATGAGCTTGACCTCGAATATGCTGCCTTTGATGTAAAAGCATTTGTGAAGTACCAAGAAGGTGAAGTTGAATCCCCAATTGGAGACTTCCTGACATTCGTTCACAAGCATGAGCGAGTGAAGAGTTGGATACTCGATTTCCTCGCCGACCGCCTCAAAGTCCAGCAACGCGAAGCGGGCGTCCGTCACGATCTGATCGACGCGGTCTTCGCGCTCGGCGGTGAAGGCGATCTGGTGCGCCTGCTCGCCCGAGTTAAGGCGTTGCAGGCTTTTGTGGAAACTCCGGATGGCGTGAACCTGCTCGCCGGTTACAAGCGGGCTTCGAATATTTTGAAGAAAGAAGCGGGCAATTCCGTTCGTGTCGAGCGTAGTCGAGACACGGATGCGGCAGGACAGGGTCTCTCGACTTCGCTCGAGACGAACGGCCGAGAGCGCTCCGCATCAAGTGCGGAGCAAGATGGTGCAAAATCCCTTTCCTACACACCCGAAAAAGCCGAAAAGGCCCTTATCGACGCGCTAGACGCGGCGCAGCCGGAAGTGACCGCGGCGATCAAGGCAGAGCAGTTTGAAACCGCGATGACCGCTCTGGCCGCATTGCGCGGGCCGATTGACCAGTTTTTCGAGGATGTGACGGTGAACGACGAGGAGGAAGACAAGCGTGAAGCCCGGCTTGCCCTGTTGGCACGCTTCCGCAATGCCGTCCACCAAGTCGCTGATTTCTCTCAGATTGAGGGCTAGAAGATATTTGATTCATAACAGTGTAAAGTTTGTAAAGTTCGACGGCGAGGTTTTTTCGGCAAGGTGACCTGAGAAACTGGCCCCTCCCTTTCAAGGGAGGGGATTCAGGGGTGGGATATGAGGAAAGGGGCTCGATGCCGCTTTCCGAATTTCCTGGCGACACGGCACCACCCCAACCCCTCCTCTGAAGAGGTGGGGCTAACATATGGAGTTGAAAGCAAGAATGACCCAATATGTATATCGTTTCGGTGGCGGAATAGATGCAGATGGCGCGCCCGGTGATTCCACAGAGGCCCGCAACCTGCTCGGTGGCAAGGGCGCCAATCTCGCCGAAATGGCCAATATTGGTCTGCCGGTTCCTCCCGGTTTCACGATCTCGACCGAAATGTGTACCCGCTATTATGCCGAAGGCGGCCAATATCCAGACAGCGTCCGGGACGAAGTCGCGCAGGGCATTACCCATATTGAGTCCGTCACCGGCAAGTCATTCGGCGACGCCGCCGATCCGCTGCTGGTTTCCGTTCGCTCCGGCGCCCGCGCCTCGATGCCCGGCATGATGGATACCGTGCTCAATCTCGGTCTGAACGATGACACGGTCGAAGGTCTGGCCAAGACATCCGGCGACGAACGGTTCGCCTGGGACAGTTACCGCCGTTTCATCCAGATGTACTCCGATGTGGTCCTCGAACTCGACCATGATGCTTTTGAAGAAGCGCTGGAAATCATCAAGGAAGACAATGGCTTCTTCACTGATACCGAGATGGAGTCGAAGCATTGGAAAGCTCTGGTCGGCGAATATAAGTCGCTGGTCGAGGAGCAATGGGGCAAGCCTTTCCCGCAGGATGTGAATGATCAGCTCTGGGGCGCGGTCAGCGCCGTGTTCGGCAGCTGGCAGGCAGACCGGGCCAAGGTCTACCGCCGTCTCAACGACATTCCCGGCGAATGGGGCACGGCCGTCAATGTCCAGGCGATGGTATTCGGCAATATGGGCGAAACCAGCGCCACCGGCGTCGCCTTCACCCGCAATCCGTCGACCGGTGAGAGCCTCTATTATGGCGAATGGCTGATCAATGCGCAGGGCGAGGATGTCGTCGCCGGTATTCGTACGCCGCAATATCTCTCCAGGGCAGCACGCGAACAGGCCAATGCCAAGCCGCTGTCGATGGAAGAGGCGATGCCGGAAACCTACAAGGAACTGACCGACGTTTTTGACCTGCTCGAACGCCATTATCGCGACATGCAGGATATTGAATTTACCGTCGAGCGCGGCAAATTGTGGATGCTGCAGACCCGCTCGGGCAAGCGCACCGCCAAGGCGGCGCTGAAAATCGCGGTCGATATGGCCCATGACGGCCTGATTACCGAGGAAGAAGCGGTGATGCGCGTCGATCCGATGGCGCTTGACCAGCTGCTCCACCCGACGCTCGATCCGGAAGCCACGCGCGATGTGCTGACGACCGGCCTGCCGGCCTCTCCCGGTGCGGCCAGCGGCCTGATCGTGTTTGACAGCGATACGGCCGAGCGGCGCACCGAAATGGGTGATGACGTCATTCTGGTACGAGTCGAAACCTCGCCGGAAGATATTCACGGCATGCACGCGGCCAAGGGCATATTGACGGCGCGTGGCGGCATGACGTCACATGCGGCTGTGGTTGCCAGAGGCATGGGGAGACCTTGTGTTTCCGGCGCCGGCACGGTTTCGATCAACAATGAAACCAAGGTGATGAAGGTCGGCGACCGCGAACTCAGGGAAGGCGATTTGCTGACCATCGACGGCAGCAATGGCCAGGTGATGGCCGGCCGTGTCGATACGATCCAGCCCGAGCTGGTCGGCGATTTTGGCGTCTTGATGGTCTGGGCCGACAAGGTTCGCCGTCTTGGTGTCCGCACCAATGCGGAAACCCCGCTCGATTGCCAGGTCGCCCGTGATTTCGGTGCCGAGGGTATCGGCCTTTGCCGCACCGAACATATGTTCTTCGATGCAGCGCGTATTACTTCGGTTCGCCAGATGATTCTTGCCCCCGACGAAAAGGGCCGCAGGCAGGCGCTGGCGAAACTGCTGCCCGAACAGCGCAATGATTTCCGCCAGATATTTGAAGTCATGGTCGGGCTGCCGGTGACCATCCGGCTGCTCGATCCGCCGCTGCATGAATTTTTGCCGCATCACCAGTCGGAGTTCGAGGAAGTGGCCAAAGCCGCCGATGTCGGCGTTGACACGCTGAAACAGCGGGCCAATGAATTGCACGAATTCAACCCGATGCTCGGCCATCGCGGCTGCCGTCTTGGCGTCACTTATCCCGAAATCTACGAGATGCAGGCACGCGCGATATTCGAAGCCGCCTGCGAAGTCGCCGAAGCCAGCGGTCAGGCGCCAATTCCCGAAGTCATGATCCCGCTCGTCGCCACTGCGCGCGAACTGGAACTGATGAAGGATGTCGTCGACCGGATGGCCAAAGAAGTCTTCGCCGAAAAAGGTCGCGAGATCGAATATCTCGTCGGGACGATGATCGAGCTGCCGCGCGCTGCGCTGATGGCCGGTGAAATCGCCGAACATGGTGAATTTTTCAGCTTCGGCACCAATGACCTTACCCAGACCACTTTGGGCGTCTCGCGCGACGATGCCGGGCGATTCCTGACCCAATATGTCGACAAGGGCATTTTCCCGCGCGACCCGTTTGTCAGCCTCGATATCGAGGGTGTCGGGCAGTTGATCGAAATCGCCGCCGAACGGGGCAGGGCCGTTCGTCCTGATATCAAACTCGGCATCTGCGGTGAGCATGGCGGTGATCCGGCTTCGATCGCATTTTGCGAGAAAACCGGTCTCGATTATGTCAGCGCATCGCCTTATCGCGTGCCGATCGCGCGGCTAGCGGCAGCGCAGGCGGCGCTGAACCGAAGCTAGTCTTCCGTTCGGCCCAGTATCCGGTCGATTTCGGCCTGAGCGATGTTGAATTTCCAGTTCTGGACCATGTGCTTGCTGTGCAATTTCCCGTTCAGGCAGGCGAGATGGCAATAGAGACCTCGTGAGACAAACAGCCCGTCCGCGTTTGACAGGTCACGAAATTCGAGCTGGAAAATTTCGTCTTCGGTAATGGGCTGATCGCAAAAGGCGCAGGGCGTGAGATAGCCTTGGCTGCTTTCGATTTGTGTCAGCGGCGGCGGGTCACAGGGCACATCGGCATTGAGCCGGTCGATCAGGCCGGTAACGGCGATATTCCACTCATTGGTTTCGCTATCCTCTTCTGACCATAGTTCGAGCAGTTCCGATCCTGCCAATATTCGGGAAACCGAATCCTTCGCCTTGTTGATCAGAGGCGTGTCGGGCTTTGCCATGGTACCGAGGCGGTTGCGGAGGTCGTCGGGAACATCGGCGGCCTGCTGCCCCATGAGAAAGGCGACGCATTCCGCTGCAGCCAGGGTTTCGCTTGCCAGATCCACTTCGATATATGCCTCCGGCCCACAATCGTCTGTCTGGCCAAACGATTCGAGCTCGTTTAACTTGCCTTCAATGTCATCGGTCGAGGCGACTTCGGCGGCCCAGTCTACCGCGGAATCATTCTCGAAACTGCCCGTACCCCATGTTCCCATCGACCGTCTCTCCGTCCGTTGATGGTCTTTCTACAAATGAATGACAAAATAGCCACTAAAATGGCTTGCAAGCGCGGGCATCACCCCCTATCTGCACCGTCTGGTTAGCGCCCATAGCTCAGCTGGATAGAGTACTTGACTACGAATCAAGGGGTCGGGAGTTCGAATCTCTCTGGGCGCACCACTTTCCCTCTTTTGTCAGATCCTGCCCCAAGGTGCACTTGCACATGGCCCGATGCTCGCCTAGTTTGTCGGCATTGCACCCGATGAACTGAAGGACCTGTTTTGGCCGATTATTCCCAATCCATTGTCGACGCGCTTGCGGAGCGCGAAGCCCAGAAAATTACGGTACCCGACGAGGTCCAGGACGCGGTGCGGACGCTGTTGCGCTGGTCCGGCGAAGACCCGGAACGCGAAGGGCTGATCGACACGCCGAAACGCGTGGCGCGGGCTTGGAAGGAATATTGCGAAGGCTATGCCGAGAACCCGGCGATGCATCTGGCGCGAACCTTCGAAGAAGTCGGTGGCTATGACGAGCTGGTGCTGCTCAAGGACATCCCGTTCCACTCCCACTGCGAACATCATATGGCTCCGATTATCGGCAAGGCCAGCATCGCCTATATGCCGACCGACAAGGTTGTCGGCATTTCCAAACTGGCTCGCGTGCTCCACGGATTCTCGCGGCGGCTGCAGGTGCAGGAACGGCTCACTGCCGAAGTTGCAGAATGTATCTGGGATAATTTGAAGCCCGCCGGTGTGGCCGTCGTGATCGAAGCCAGCCACAGCTGCATGACTGCACGCGGCGTGCGCACTCCGGGTGTTTCGATGACCACCAGCCGTCTGCTGGGT
Coding sequences within:
- a CDS encoding molybdopterin oxidoreductase family protein, giving the protein MSTIHARTCHICEANCGVLVEVDGREILSIKGNPDHVLSRGHICPKATAIADLQDDPDRLHKPVKKVDGQWQEIGWEQAFSEIAAKLLDLKGQGAKPAMYMGNPSAHDYGISTQISTLRHAIGVKNLYSASTLDQIPHHVVQYHMYGHVSLAAVPDIDRCQYLLIIGGNPAASNGSIWTVPDFKKRVKEMQARDGRLVVVDPRRTETAKLADEHHFVKPGTDTALLIGILKSIFDAGLADISRLDALLDDSWSTIEPAIADFDLDRLSAHCGISVAAMQDMAAQLAADQPAAIYGRMGVSVCEFGTLNQWLIQVINIASGNLDREGGTMVPQPALDTINLVGRGSVRTAETVRGTMASVMSELPMVTFADEMLRDDDERIRSLFVVTGNPVLSSPDGAKLDRALDRLDLMVSFDMYVTATSCHADYILPPCGPLEKDHYPFFFGPLAIRNYASYSPAIFELQDGEKTDWEIIAELAREILAQDGQDVPNIREPRDVLDGMLQSSPAGLTLAEVEAAPNGIDLGPLRPCMAERLRTEDGKIHCAHPDFLAELQRFAANLDNEQPDSLRLIGRRHVRQNNSWLHNSKRLLKGPDRCTLMIHPDDAAARGLIDGVMASVSSRVNRVELPVEITDDVMAGVVSIPHGFGHGRKGVGLSVAREKPGVSINDLTDTERFDPLSGNAVLNAVSVTVERVVEMVAAE
- a CDS encoding glycine--tRNA ligase subunit alpha — its product is MTDTKPLSFQQIILKLHQYWGDRGCAILQPYDMEMGAGTFHTATTLRALGPDPWNAAFAQPCRRPTDGRYGENPNRLQHYYQYQVILKPSPPDIQQLYLDSLSVIGIDPMLHDIRFVEDDWESPTLGAWGLGWEVWCDGMEVTQFTYFQQMGGFDCKPVAGELTYGLERLAMYIQGVDSIYDLDYNGAGMTYGDIFLENEKQMSEWNFEVANTETLFDLFNKAAAECENCLDKKLPIPAYEQAIKASHVFNLLQARGVISVQERASYMGRVRDLAKGSCEAYMTKNGWAA
- the glyS gene encoding glycine--tRNA ligase subunit beta, which codes for MTDFLLELLSEEIPARMQAKARVDLERLFTAQMAEAGLKAGAITVYSTPRRLALIAKDLPAQTEAVSEEAKGPPEAAPDQAVEGFCRKNGVTRDQLEVRDIKGRPTFFAVINKPGRDTRDVLAEAIPAIIKAFPWPKSMRWGDASVSTESLRWVRPLSGIVAILGDDLVPCEIDGLTSGYDTVGHRFHHQGMITIGNAGDYAEKLRACHVLVDHEERQNIIRDGAAKAASDAGLDLVEDEGLVIENAGLTEWPVPLLGSFDPAFLDVPEEVIQLTARVNQKYFVCKYPPNAQHGEDKLAPNFVCTANIAASDGGKAIIAGNEKVLAARLSDAKFFWELDQKTKLEDHAKKLSNIVFHEKLGTVADKVERVAKLAEWLASLEGTGLLRADPEQTKQAARLCKADLVTEMVGEFPELQGLMGGYYAEKEGLPVEVSHAIRDHYKPVGQGDEVPTDPVTVWVSLADKLDTLVGFFAIDEKPTGSKDPFALRRAAIGILSLITTSNMKISLNALVDAALVGLKCTFQQKDEWNIYPDDENEMGSMHVGDIRVAYHELDLEYAAFDVKAFVKYQEGEVESPIGDFLTFVHKHERVKSWILDFLADRLKVQQREAGVRHDLIDAVFALGGEGDLVRLLARVKALQAFVETPDGVNLLAGYKRASNILKKEAGNSVRVERSRDTDAAGQGLSTSLETNGRERSASSAEQDGAKSLSYTPEKAEKALIDALDAAQPEVTAAIKAEQFETAMTALAALRGPIDQFFEDVTVNDEEEDKREARLALLARFRNAVHQVADFSQIEG
- the ppdK gene encoding pyruvate, phosphate dikinase, translated to MTQYVYRFGGGIDADGAPGDSTEARNLLGGKGANLAEMANIGLPVPPGFTISTEMCTRYYAEGGQYPDSVRDEVAQGITHIESVTGKSFGDAADPLLVSVRSGARASMPGMMDTVLNLGLNDDTVEGLAKTSGDERFAWDSYRRFIQMYSDVVLELDHDAFEEALEIIKEDNGFFTDTEMESKHWKALVGEYKSLVEEQWGKPFPQDVNDQLWGAVSAVFGSWQADRAKVYRRLNDIPGEWGTAVNVQAMVFGNMGETSATGVAFTRNPSTGESLYYGEWLINAQGEDVVAGIRTPQYLSRAAREQANAKPLSMEEAMPETYKELTDVFDLLERHYRDMQDIEFTVERGKLWMLQTRSGKRTAKAALKIAVDMAHDGLITEEEAVMRVDPMALDQLLHPTLDPEATRDVLTTGLPASPGAASGLIVFDSDTAERRTEMGDDVILVRVETSPEDIHGMHAAKGILTARGGMTSHAAVVARGMGRPCVSGAGTVSINNETKVMKVGDRELREGDLLTIDGSNGQVMAGRVDTIQPELVGDFGVLMVWADKVRRLGVRTNAETPLDCQVARDFGAEGIGLCRTEHMFFDAARITSVRQMILAPDEKGRRQALAKLLPEQRNDFRQIFEVMVGLPVTIRLLDPPLHEFLPHHQSEFEEVAKAADVGVDTLKQRANELHEFNPMLGHRGCRLGVTYPEIYEMQARAIFEAACEVAEASGQAPIPEVMIPLVATARELELMKDVVDRMAKEVFAEKGREIEYLVGTMIELPRAALMAGEIAEHGEFFSFGTNDLTQTTLGVSRDDAGRFLTQYVDKGIFPRDPFVSLDIEGVGQLIEIAAERGRAVRPDIKLGICGEHGGDPASIAFCEKTGLDYVSASPYRVPIARLAAAQAALNRS
- a CDS encoding DUF4259 domain-containing protein, producing the protein MGTWGTGSFENDSAVDWAAEVASTDDIEGKLNELESFGQTDDCGPEAYIEVDLASETLAAAECVAFLMGQQAADVPDDLRNRLGTMAKPDTPLINKAKDSVSRILAGSELLELWSEEDSETNEWNIAVTGLIDRLNADVPCDPPPLTQIESSQGYLTPCAFCDQPITEDEIFQLEFRDLSNADGLFVSRGLYCHLACLNGKLHSKHMVQNWKFNIAQAEIDRILGRTED
- the folE gene encoding GTP cyclohydrolase I FolE → MADYSQSIVDALAEREAQKITVPDEVQDAVRTLLRWSGEDPEREGLIDTPKRVARAWKEYCEGYAENPAMHLARTFEEVGGYDELVLLKDIPFHSHCEHHMAPIIGKASIAYMPTDKVVGISKLARVLHGFSRRLQVQERLTAEVAECIWDNLKPAGVAVVIEASHSCMTARGVRTPGVSMTTSRLLGCFLEDARSREEVMSLMGY